The Sphingorhabdus sp. Alg231-15 genome has a segment encoding these proteins:
- a CDS encoding molybdopterin-dependent oxidoreductase, whose product MAAQTKRSFCRFCHASCAMLVDVEDDKVVAVRGDKEDHLFTGYTCIKGRQLTDMHNLPDRMITSKIRQPDGTFKDIATADALALAGAQMKKMVAEHGPHSIAVYCGTNAFQNSAVLGTSYAFAQGIGSRNWYTSVTVDQPAKVFTTARYGMWMGGGNAFTESDVAMFVGNNPIVSHYSGGMPTSSPSRGLRDAKDRGLKVIVADPRVSDMGRLADVYLPVKPGEDPALLAGMLNVIFAEKLYDQNFVAAHVDGVAELEAAVKPMTPEVAAQRAGVDKDELIRAARMFAGANKGRVVTGTGPEMAGNGTLTEYLVASLNILCARFNQEGEKVSAPMVFNPLSGAPKMAQVAPPTPMFGEGFPKSRIRGLGHLGKEMPCNVLADEILTPGEGQVKALISIGGNPEIAFPDQQKVRRALDECELFIQIDPWMSASAKRADIILAPSMCLEREDINNVSDAFTEEAYAHYTEAMVPAPGDTMDEYEMLWWLAKHMGIEMNYPGGPVSMEECPDKATVLDLITEGSLLKPSKAKADAAALDRKGAAITYDELHPVVGPADPDSENRFDLNAGAMPSELFDYAANDPAKDGFDFRLISRRSKHRYNSNGHPFPKLVEKMPTNPAFINPDDMAKAGISDGAIIEITSPTASIFGMAKADEKVRPGVISMSHAFGDSEAGKDDVMTKGGSTNRLIVDDDHLDPITGQAIQSAIPVRVSAA is encoded by the coding sequence ATGGCCGCTCAGACCAAGAGAAGTTTTTGCCGTTTTTGTCACGCCAGCTGCGCGATGCTGGTGGATGTTGAAGACGATAAGGTCGTTGCTGTACGCGGCGATAAGGAAGATCATTTGTTCACCGGTTATACTTGCATCAAGGGCCGCCAGCTCACCGATATGCACAATCTGCCCGACCGGATGATCACCAGCAAAATTCGGCAACCGGATGGTACGTTCAAGGATATTGCAACGGCAGATGCCCTGGCCCTCGCCGGTGCGCAGATGAAAAAAATGGTTGCGGAGCACGGCCCTCACAGCATCGCCGTCTATTGCGGTACCAATGCGTTTCAGAACAGCGCCGTACTGGGTACATCCTATGCCTTTGCGCAGGGTATCGGCTCGCGCAACTGGTATACCAGCGTAACCGTGGATCAACCTGCGAAAGTGTTCACCACCGCGCGCTATGGCATGTGGATGGGCGGCGGCAATGCTTTTACCGAATCCGATGTTGCGATGTTTGTCGGCAACAATCCGATCGTCTCGCATTATTCCGGAGGCATGCCGACATCGTCTCCGTCCCGCGGCCTGCGTGATGCCAAGGACCGCGGCCTGAAGGTGATCGTTGCCGACCCACGGGTCAGCGACATGGGACGCCTTGCGGATGTATACTTGCCGGTAAAACCGGGCGAGGACCCTGCCCTGCTCGCTGGCATGCTCAATGTCATCTTTGCCGAAAAACTCTATGATCAGAATTTCGTCGCTGCCCATGTCGATGGCGTTGCGGAGCTGGAAGCTGCCGTCAAACCGATGACACCAGAGGTTGCTGCGCAGCGTGCCGGAGTGGACAAGGACGAGCTGATCAGGGCCGCCCGCATGTTTGCAGGCGCCAATAAGGGCCGCGTTGTCACTGGCACCGGTCCGGAAATGGCCGGCAACGGGACGCTGACCGAATATCTGGTCGCATCACTCAACATCCTGTGCGCGCGGTTCAATCAGGAAGGCGAGAAAGTGTCCGCCCCGATGGTCTTCAATCCGCTGAGCGGCGCGCCCAAAATGGCTCAGGTTGCACCGCCTACCCCGATGTTCGGTGAAGGATTTCCCAAATCGCGTATTCGTGGGCTTGGCCATCTCGGCAAGGAAATGCCCTGCAATGTGCTGGCCGATGAAATTCTGACTCCCGGCGAGGGTCAGGTCAAAGCGCTGATCTCCATTGGCGGCAATCCCGAAATTGCCTTTCCCGACCAGCAAAAAGTCCGCCGCGCACTGGACGAATGTGAGCTTTTCATTCAGATTGATCCGTGGATGTCAGCCAGTGCGAAACGTGCCGACATCATCCTGGCACCCAGCATGTGCCTGGAGCGGGAGGATATCAACAACGTCTCCGATGCGTTCACCGAGGAAGCCTATGCCCATTATACCGAAGCGATGGTTCCGGCACCCGGAGACACGATGGACGAATATGAAATGCTCTGGTGGCTCGCCAAGCATATGGGTATTGAGATGAACTATCCCGGCGGCCCGGTTTCGATGGAAGAATGTCCGGATAAGGCGACTGTTCTTGACCTGATAACCGAAGGCTCACTGCTCAAACCCAGCAAGGCGAAGGCAGATGCAGCGGCGCTGGACCGCAAGGGAGCGGCGATCACTTATGACGAGCTGCACCCGGTTGTCGGCCCCGCCGATCCGGACAGCGAAAACCGTTTTGACTTGAATGCCGGAGCCATGCCGAGCGAACTTTTCGACTATGCGGCCAATGACCCTGCTAAGGATGGCTTCGACTTCCGCCTGATCTCGCGTCGGTCCAAGCATCGCTATAATAGCAACGGCCATCCTTTCCCGAAACTGGTCGAAAAAATGCCGACCAATCCGGCTTTCATCAATCCCGATGACATGGCCAAGGCGGGGATTAGCGATGGCGCGATCATCGAAATCACCTCCCCGACTGCATCCATCTTCGGCATGGCCAAAGCGGATGAAAAGGTCCGCCCCGGCGTGATCTCGATGAGCCATGCCTTTGGCGACAGCGAGGCGGGCAAGGATGATGTGATGACCAAAGGCGGGTCGACCAATCGGTTGATTGTCGACGATGACCATCTCGATCCGATTACCGGTCAGGCGATTCAAAGCGCTATCCCGGTACGAGTGAGTGCCGCCTGA
- a CDS encoding WHG domain-containing protein, whose product MTNKTRDNYHHGDLRQAVLNLARQRIDEEGAEKLSMRSLATKIGVAHRAIYNHFSDKDALLSAVAASGFHELSGLLAKTKNAAGFVRTYATFALNHRHLYTIMMNRSYVQFEDVPELRTGADAMIATSRAVLAPEQGSDDEKRRTVMRYWMLVHGGVGLHSSGTLKARPDEDFIKEMLAVVGLGPAPEEASQALWSTKKESPK is encoded by the coding sequence GTGACCAATAAGACCCGCGACAATTATCATCACGGAGATTTGCGTCAGGCGGTTCTCAATCTCGCGCGCCAGCGAATTGATGAGGAAGGCGCTGAGAAGCTTAGCATGCGGTCTCTGGCCACCAAGATCGGCGTAGCACACCGTGCAATCTATAATCACTTCTCCGACAAAGATGCATTGCTCTCGGCGGTCGCTGCCAGTGGTTTTCATGAGCTTTCAGGACTTCTCGCCAAGACCAAGAATGCGGCGGGCTTTGTGCGTACCTATGCAACTTTCGCGCTCAATCATCGTCACCTTTACACCATCATGATGAACCGCAGTTACGTACAGTTTGAAGACGTACCCGAATTGCGCACCGGTGCAGATGCAATGATCGCTACATCCAGAGCCGTGCTTGCCCCGGAACAGGGCAGCGACGATGAAAAGCGCAGAACTGTGATGCGCTATTGGATGCTCGTGCATGGCGGTGTTGGACTGCACAGCTCGGGCACGCTCAAAGCGCGTCCGGACGAAGATTTTATCAAGGAGATGCTTGCAGTTGTGGGGCTGGGCCCCGCTCCGGAGGAAGCATCGCAAGCGCTTTGGTCAACAAAAAAGGAGTCCCCCAAATGA
- a CDS encoding antibiotic biosynthesis monooxygenase, producing the protein MIQNTAKNLLKYLIAVFSIAAIAACANAPAASDAEAPVTLIINFEASDDGLTEFSEIMAGVSKAMASEPGFVSAIVYRNVEQPNVFVLQEVWATKELHGEHYDRIVASGDWDHIKSLLQTEPIMGYYTVDPVIP; encoded by the coding sequence ATGATTCAAAATACAGCGAAGAACCTGTTGAAATATCTTATTGCTGTCTTTTCCATCGCCGCAATTGCAGCTTGTGCAAACGCACCGGCAGCTTCAGATGCTGAAGCTCCTGTAACGCTCATCATCAACTTCGAGGCGAGCGATGACGGACTGACGGAATTTTCGGAGATAATGGCTGGCGTGTCCAAGGCCATGGCTTCAGAGCCGGGATTTGTCTCGGCGATTGTTTACCGGAATGTCGAACAACCCAATGTCTTCGTATTGCAGGAAGTATGGGCAACGAAAGAACTTCATGGTGAACATTATGATCGCATTGTCGCATCGGGTGACTGGGACCATATCAAAAGCCTTTTGCAGACCGAGCCGATCATGGGATATTACACGGTCGATCCTGTCATCCCATGA
- a CDS encoding LuxR C-terminal-related transcriptional regulator, translating to MVTFDEIGKLDQCDNPAKLWKYILEISRKYGFRATIYACPPPHRKPTHPETIIRYAGISDEEFQKFVIAGLIKQGHLTTDNSLQKGAAFRWTEIADLTSSEQKFQKLKQAANSIDIDEGWIFPLFGPQSRNGLASCGKPLNAELMDKKTGLQFHIFAQMAHLRFCQLTPDLYGIEKSLSKREMQIIAWAAKGKSNAEIGTILELSESSIDSYMRRAFAKLDVHDRTSASVKAISMDLLRT from the coding sequence ATGGTGACCTTTGATGAAATTGGGAAATTGGATCAATGCGACAACCCCGCGAAACTCTGGAAATATATTTTGGAGATATCCAGAAAATATGGATTTCGCGCTACGATCTACGCCTGCCCACCCCCACACAGAAAGCCAACACATCCGGAGACTATCATCAGATATGCCGGTATTTCAGATGAAGAGTTCCAAAAATTCGTAATCGCAGGGCTGATCAAACAGGGACATCTTACAACCGATAATAGCCTTCAAAAAGGCGCAGCATTTCGGTGGACAGAGATTGCCGACTTGACCAGCAGTGAGCAGAAATTCCAAAAATTAAAACAAGCTGCGAATAGCATAGATATTGATGAAGGTTGGATATTCCCGTTATTCGGACCGCAATCTCGCAACGGATTAGCCTCTTGTGGCAAGCCACTAAACGCAGAACTCATGGATAAAAAGACTGGATTGCAATTCCACATTTTTGCGCAAATGGCGCACCTTCGGTTTTGCCAGCTAACCCCTGATCTCTATGGGATAGAAAAATCTCTATCCAAACGGGAAATGCAGATTATTGCTTGGGCTGCAAAAGGAAAATCCAATGCTGAAATTGGCACTATATTGGAGTTATCCGAAAGCTCTATCGACAGCTATATGCGGCGGGCATTTGCCAAACTAGATGTCCATGATCGGACGTCTGCATCTGTAAAAGCAATCAGCATGGACCTGCTAAGAACCTAA
- a CDS encoding aromatic ring-hydroxylating oxygenase subunit alpha has protein sequence MPMDSAYIAQIKRLMEWEAGREAPPQGFPHLPDLPAGRYTSQEYYDLEQQHIWKKSWLFAAHIDEIPEPGCFMKWENTGTPVIIVHGMDGIVRAFYNTCRHRGAPVVTEENGRSPRLMCGYHNWTYKTDGELIGVPEKQDFTGLDMSCRSLIPVKCEMLGNVIFVNFDDDAMPLKQWLGPVWNDWEEFQFDKIKLAARHSFDLNCNWKVAMEANMEVYHVPFIHPETVAPLVDSKRNVNTMYPNGHARMLAPAPQETDREHVRAVDSPPEWQEIDTVGELGRTCTQSYTMFPNWVSPLSNYFVPPLVFWPTGLNTTRLELVTMALDWGNGPAPDLWTVPDESKPNGRDMSPIILEDTQFGEMIQKSMESDGFKSVPLSYQEARIYSFHQSCDKMIGLDNVPEHLAVDQVIGEEWVYPNDPRVAEMEQLQAAE, from the coding sequence ATGCCGATGGATTCAGCCTATATAGCGCAGATTAAACGTCTAATGGAATGGGAAGCCGGGCGAGAAGCCCCGCCGCAGGGCTTTCCGCATCTGCCAGACCTGCCTGCTGGTCGCTACACTTCCCAGGAATATTATGATCTGGAACAGCAGCATATCTGGAAGAAAAGCTGGCTTTTCGCGGCCCATATTGATGAGATCCCGGAGCCAGGTTGCTTTATGAAATGGGAAAACACCGGCACGCCGGTGATCATCGTTCATGGTATGGATGGCATAGTCAGGGCATTTTACAACACTTGTCGCCATCGCGGTGCACCGGTGGTAACCGAGGAAAATGGGCGATCACCACGTCTGATGTGCGGTTATCATAATTGGACGTACAAGACGGATGGCGAACTAATCGGCGTTCCTGAGAAACAGGATTTTACCGGACTCGACATGTCCTGCCGTAGCCTGATCCCAGTCAAATGCGAAATGCTCGGCAATGTGATTTTTGTGAACTTTGACGACGACGCAATGCCGTTGAAGCAATGGCTCGGCCCCGTCTGGAATGACTGGGAAGAATTTCAGTTCGACAAGATCAAACTAGCCGCGCGCCATAGCTTCGATCTGAACTGCAACTGGAAGGTGGCGATGGAGGCCAATATGGAGGTCTATCACGTACCCTTCATCCACCCCGAAACTGTCGCACCTTTGGTTGACAGCAAGCGCAATGTAAACACGATGTACCCCAATGGTCATGCCCGGATGCTGGCCCCTGCCCCGCAAGAAACAGACCGCGAACATGTCCGCGCCGTCGACTCACCACCAGAGTGGCAGGAGATTGACACAGTCGGCGAATTGGGCCGCACCTGCACACAAAGCTACACCATGTTCCCCAACTGGGTGTCGCCGCTATCCAATTATTTTGTACCGCCTTTGGTTTTCTGGCCGACCGGACTGAACACAACCCGGTTGGAGCTCGTCACGATGGCGCTGGACTGGGGGAACGGTCCAGCGCCAGACTTGTGGACCGTGCCGGACGAGAGCAAGCCGAATGGCCGGGATATGAGCCCGATAATCCTGGAAGACACGCAATTTGGCGAGATGATCCAGAAATCCATGGAAAGCGATGGTTTCAAGAGCGTGCCGCTAAGCTATCAAGAAGCGCGTATATATAGCTTCCACCAGAGTTGCGACAAGATGATCGGTCTCGACAATGTGCCAGAGCATCTCGCCGTTGATCAAGTGATCGGC